One stretch of Chitinophagales bacterium DNA includes these proteins:
- a CDS encoding Tat pathway signal protein, with the protein MKFYLTLSVVTISIIVDSCNGGAPRNNILVAEDSTQKVDSSFLDSLSLHTFHYFWDLAELSNGNIPDRWPTESFSSIAATGFGLTCYLVGIDRGYISRQQGAERALKTLLFFANAPKGDSKAGITGNHGFFYHFIDMKTGLRFKDVELSTIDTGLLMAGILSCQTYFDGENDTEREIRELADSLYRGVQWNWAMNGGKTMSMGWHPESGFLDVSWKGYNEAMILYILALGSPTYPVPPSAWEEWTKTYLWAKFNGQDMINFGPLFAHQYSQMYIDFRGIRDSFMRSKGIDYFENSRRATYSNRTYCSNNPAGFDGYSETIWGLTACDGPGNSNNVNPNISFMDYAARGAAKGNIVDDGTIAPTATGGSVAFAPEICIPALENMYRKYGDKIYDRYGFKDAFNLSFLSKDGIQGWVDVDYLGIDEGPIVIQLENYRCGLIWDLMKKNKYIVTGLKKAGFTGGWLEQ; encoded by the coding sequence ATGAAATTTTATCTGACCTTAAGCGTCGTTACAATATCAATAATAGTTGACTCATGTAATGGGGGAGCACCCCGTAACAATATATTAGTTGCTGAAGATAGCACGCAAAAGGTTGATTCTTCATTTCTTGATTCACTTTCTCTCCATACATTCCATTATTTCTGGGATCTTGCAGAACTATCAAACGGAAATATTCCCGACCGTTGGCCTACAGAGAGCTTTTCCAGTATAGCAGCTACGGGTTTTGGACTTACATGCTATCTGGTTGGTATTGATCGCGGTTATATAAGCAGACAGCAGGGGGCTGAACGGGCATTAAAAACCCTGCTATTTTTTGCAAATGCTCCAAAAGGGGATTCAAAGGCAGGCATTACCGGCAACCATGGGTTTTTTTATCATTTTATTGATATGAAAACAGGTTTGCGTTTTAAGGACGTAGAGCTATCCACTATAGATACAGGATTATTAATGGCGGGAATTCTTTCCTGCCAAACCTATTTTGACGGAGAAAATGATACAGAGCGTGAAATTCGTGAATTGGCAGATTCCCTTTACAGAGGTGTACAATGGAATTGGGCTATGAATGGAGGAAAAACTATGAGCATGGGCTGGCATCCGGAAAGTGGATTTCTGGATGTTTCGTGGAAAGGATACAATGAAGCAATGATCCTATACATACTGGCACTTGGATCGCCAACGTACCCGGTACCGCCTTCTGCATGGGAAGAATGGACAAAGACCTATTTGTGGGCAAAATTTAATGGACAGGATATGATCAATTTTGGTCCCCTCTTCGCACATCAATATTCACAGATGTACATTGATTTCAGGGGAATCAGGGATTCTTTTATGCGCAGCAAAGGGATCGATTATTTTGAAAATTCCAGGAGGGCGACCTACTCAAACCGCACTTATTGTAGTAATAATCCGGCTGGGTTTGATGGCTACAGCGAAACAATTTGGGGATTAACAGCTTGTGATGGTCCGGGTAATTCCAATAACGTAAATCCAAATATATCTTTTATGGATTATGCTGCCCGTGGTGCTGCCAAAGGCAATATAGTGGATGATGGTACTATTGCTCCTACAGCTACGGGTGGTTCGGTTGCATTTGCACCGGAAATTTGCATACCCGCATTGGAAAACATGTACCGTAAATATGGAGATAAAATATACGACAGATATGGCTTTAAGGATGCCTTCAACCTGAGTTTTTTAAGCAAAGACGGTATTCAAGGATGGGTTGATGTGGATTATTTAGGTATAGATGAAGGTCCTATTGTTATTCAGCTTGAAAATTATCGTTGTGGCTTGATTTGGGATCTGATGAAAAAAAATAAGTATATAGTAACGGGTTTAAAGAAGGCAGGATTTACCGGCGGATGGCTGGAACAATAG
- a CDS encoding glycogen/starch synthase, which produces MEILHVSAECYPVAKVGGLADVAGALPKYLNRAGAVARLIMPYYNNKFIKKHDWETVFEGNFPLGTLSYQYRILKEKNGTLGFDLFVTEIPGLLEEELPYGYSNDLERHIGFQIAVVDWLSHAEHQYDVIHCHDHHTGLIPFMMNYCYSYDMLSKIPTVFTIHNGQYQGYFLKEQQHLIPHYDNWKQGLLEWNNTINPMAAAIKCCWKFTTVSPNYLNELRNDAFTLESLIVSEKDKSTGILNGIDADIWNPETDSWIEKTYNSAGVTKGKTKNKKALLKEFHLQSGLKKPLVIFIGRLVAEKGGDVLAESIRQSVSELKGNISFLVLGSGVKQYETDLKVLRELLPENFNCYIGYNEKLAHLMYAGADFLLMPSRMEPCGLNQLYALHYGTVPIVRSTGGLIDTVLDLEEEGFGIRFTSTSFPDISLALKRAEALFINEDKIKKIKKQIMNIDHSWEQVTGEYMDLYSSLKKDV; this is translated from the coding sequence ATGGAAATATTACATGTAAGTGCAGAATGTTATCCGGTTGCAAAGGTTGGTGGACTTGCAGATGTTGCCGGAGCATTACCGAAATATTTAAACAGGGCAGGAGCTGTTGCAAGGTTGATAATGCCTTATTATAATAATAAATTTATTAAGAAACACGATTGGGAAACAGTGTTTGAAGGCAACTTTCCACTTGGTACACTTAGCTATCAGTACCGGATTCTTAAAGAGAAAAATGGGACATTAGGATTTGACCTTTTTGTCACAGAAATTCCGGGTTTACTGGAAGAAGAGCTGCCGTATGGCTATAGTAATGATCTGGAGCGTCATATCGGTTTTCAAATTGCCGTTGTCGACTGGCTTAGTCATGCTGAACATCAATACGATGTAATCCACTGCCACGATCACCATACAGGATTGATTCCTTTTATGATGAATTATTGTTACAGCTATGATATGCTGAGTAAAATACCGACCGTTTTCACCATACACAATGGCCAGTATCAGGGCTATTTTTTAAAAGAACAGCAACATTTAATTCCACATTATGATAATTGGAAACAAGGTTTACTGGAGTGGAATAACACCATTAATCCCATGGCCGCCGCAATTAAATGCTGCTGGAAATTCACCACCGTTTCACCAAATTATCTTAATGAGTTGAGGAATGATGCCTTTACACTTGAATCGCTGATCGTAAGCGAAAAAGATAAATCAACAGGTATTCTTAACGGTATAGATGCGGATATCTGGAATCCTGAAACAGATTCCTGGATAGAAAAAACATACAATTCTGCAGGTGTGACCAAGGGCAAAACAAAAAATAAAAAGGCCTTGCTGAAAGAATTTCATTTGCAATCCGGGTTGAAGAAACCCTTAGTAATCTTTATTGGACGATTAGTTGCGGAAAAGGGCGGTGATGTGCTGGCCGAAAGTATCCGCCAGTCTGTTTCTGAGCTTAAGGGTAATATCAGTTTTTTGGTTCTGGGAAGTGGTGTTAAACAGTACGAAACTGATTTAAAGGTGCTCAGAGAATTACTGCCTGAAAATTTCAATTGTTATATTGGATACAATGAAAAGCTTGCACACCTGATGTATGCTGGTGCAGATTTTCTGCTGATGCCCTCACGTATGGAACCATGCGGATTAAATCAATTATATGCCCTGCATTATGGTACTGTTCCTATTGTGCGAAGCACTGGCGGCTTAATAGATACGGTTCTTGATTTGGAAGAAGAAGGATTTGGTATACGGTTTACCAGTACCTCCTTTCCGGATATTTCTCTTGCATTAAAAAGAGCTGAGGCATTATTCATTAATGAGGACAAGATAAAAAAAATAAAAAAGCAAATTATGAATATTGATCATTCATGGGAACAAGTAACAGGTGAGTATATGGATTTGTATTCCAGTCTAAAGAAAGATGTTTAA
- a CDS encoding glucose-1-phosphate adenylyltransferase yields the protein MQQEKVIAVILGGGAGTRLFPLTAYRAKPAVPIAGKYRLVDIPVSNCINSGIQRMFVLTQYNSASLNRHIKNTYHFSAFSKAFVDILAAEQTQDNPMWFMGTADAVRQSMHHINNHDFDYVLILSGDQLYQMNLMDMLDHHKKMNGDITIATIPVHDKDAPEYGIMKTSDAGFIDSFIEKPKTELLPDWQSEVSEGMKGQGRLYLASMGIYVFNRQVLSDLLLQKKEATDFGKEIIPQSIGNYKMVSYQYEGYWTDIGNIRSFYEANLALTDEIPQFNLFDVNRVIYTHGRMLPPAKISGTTINASMIAEGSIVRAAKVERSVIGIRSRIGEGSVIVNSYIIGNDTFQSLESINSSIRKGIPIMGIGDRCYIQNTIIDKDCFIGNDVHIQGSPHLPDMDIDTLTVKDGIVVVKKGAVIPDRFGLV from the coding sequence ATGCAACAGGAAAAAGTGATTGCAGTCATATTAGGTGGGGGAGCCGGAACGAGATTATTTCCCCTTACAGCCTACAGAGCAAAGCCCGCGGTACCTATTGCCGGCAAATACAGGTTAGTTGATATACCTGTTTCCAATTGTATCAACTCGGGTATTCAGCGCATGTTTGTGCTTACACAGTACAACTCAGCATCCCTTAACAGGCACATTAAAAACACCTATCACTTCAGCGCTTTCAGTAAAGCATTTGTGGATATACTCGCGGCTGAACAAACCCAGGATAATCCAATGTGGTTTATGGGAACCGCTGATGCTGTTCGGCAGTCAATGCATCATATCAATAACCATGATTTTGATTACGTCCTGATACTTTCCGGTGATCAGTTGTACCAGATGAATTTAATGGACATGCTTGATCACCATAAAAAAATGAACGGTGATATAACCATTGCTACCATACCGGTTCATGACAAGGATGCCCCTGAATACGGTATTATGAAAACCAGTGATGCGGGGTTCATTGATTCCTTTATTGAAAAGCCTAAAACAGAACTTTTACCCGATTGGCAATCGGAAGTAAGTGAAGGAATGAAAGGCCAGGGTAGACTCTATCTGGCATCTATGGGAATTTATGTTTTCAACCGGCAGGTTCTTTCTGACCTGCTTCTTCAAAAAAAGGAAGCTACCGATTTTGGGAAAGAGATTATACCTCAATCTATCGGGAATTATAAGATGGTAAGTTACCAGTATGAAGGTTATTGGACGGATATTGGTAACATCCGTTCTTTTTATGAGGCAAATCTTGCTCTTACTGATGAAATTCCTCAATTCAACTTGTTCGATGTTAACCGGGTAATTTATACGCACGGTCGCATGCTCCCGCCTGCAAAAATTTCTGGTACTACCATCAATGCTTCTATGATTGCGGAAGGCAGTATTGTTCGCGCTGCCAAAGTGGAGCGTTCTGTAATAGGCATACGTTCGCGGATTGGAGAAGGCAGCGTAATTGTTAACAGTTACATTATCGGGAATGATACTTTTCAATCACTCGAATCTATCAATAGCTCCATCCGTAAAGGTATTCCTATAATGGGTATTGGCGATAGGTGCTACATTCAAAATACCATAATCGATAAAGATTGCTTTATCGGTAACGATGTGCATATTCAGGGAAGTCCACATCTACCGGATATGGATATTGATACCCTTACGGTGAAGGACGGAATAGTAGTGGTTAAAAAAGGCGCTGTAATACCCGATAGGTTCGGATTGGTATAG
- a CDS encoding MBL fold metallo-hydrolase, whose protein sequence is MAKIFQKKEKYPRWFTVAPDIWGMKDIFVNIFMIYNRVENKWVLIDTGIPSTAKKIRVMAEYLFGSEVSTPSAIVLTHGHFDHIGSLIELVREWQIPIYAHHLEAPYLTGKSSYPPPDPFAGGGIMTLMSWLFPKGPINVSGFLRPLPDDGSVPGLPEWKNIHTPGHAPGHISLFRPKDKVLISGDAIVTTKQESAISVMQQRKVLSGPPRYFTPDWQSAQESVKSLIALEPTVLAAGHGIPMKGMMLKQSLDYLLRNFRKIAVPKEGRYVDSPAKMNDKGVQYIPPFKITKTVAESLIAVGAGISLGILLTLMDKRKN, encoded by the coding sequence TCCTGATATATGGGGTATGAAAGACATTTTTGTCAACATTTTCATGATATACAACAGAGTTGAAAATAAATGGGTTTTAATTGATACCGGCATTCCATCAACGGCCAAAAAAATCCGGGTTATGGCTGAGTATCTTTTTGGTTCCGAGGTATCTACTCCATCCGCGATCGTTCTTACTCATGGACATTTTGATCACATTGGCTCCTTGATCGAACTCGTGAGAGAATGGCAAATTCCAATTTATGCGCACCATTTGGAAGCACCTTATTTAACAGGCAAATCTTCCTATCCACCGCCAGATCCTTTTGCCGGTGGGGGAATCATGACCCTTATGTCTTGGCTTTTCCCCAAAGGTCCTATCAATGTATCAGGATTTCTGCGCCCACTGCCAGATGATGGATCTGTACCCGGATTGCCTGAATGGAAAAATATCCATACCCCAGGCCATGCGCCAGGTCACATAAGTCTTTTCCGACCAAAAGACAAGGTATTGATTTCCGGGGATGCAATTGTAACCACGAAGCAGGAATCTGCCATTTCAGTAATGCAGCAGCGAAAGGTGCTGTCAGGCCCACCAAGATACTTTACTCCTGACTGGCAATCAGCGCAGGAGTCTGTAAAATCACTTATAGCATTAGAACCAACTGTATTAGCGGCCGGTCACGGAATACCAATGAAGGGAATGATGTTAAAACAATCATTAGATTATTTACTTAGGAACTTCCGGAAGATTGCTGTTCCCAAAGAAGGGCGTTATGTGGATAGTCCCGCTAAAATGAATGATAAGGGCGTACAGTACATTCCGCCTTTTAAAATAACCAAAACGGTTGCAGAAAGTTTAATTGCAGTTGGGGCAGGTATATCGTTGGGCATCCTATTAACACTCATGGATAAAAGGAAAAATTGA